Sequence from the Cucumis sativus cultivar 9930 chromosome 1, Cucumber_9930_V3, whole genome shotgun sequence genome:
TTAATGAGCTACCAAAAGATCCTCCACTGAGCGTAATTTAAGACCCTTTTCAGTTTAAAGACGTGGAGTAGAAATTTGATCCTCTAGTCATATATATTCCTCAACCAAGAGACTGAAAAATATGACTCAATTGGTTGAGCTATGTTCCGGTagcatttttgtaattaattaactatctTTTTTTCACAGCTTTCCCATCTTTCATGCGGTCAATTTGCTAAATACTAATTATAGATTATTTAATAGCTCTTTCAGAAAATTGGCAAGTCCAAATCAAAATAGACATGATCAGTGAAGTGAAGGTGAAAGAGGGAAAGCAAATATGTAGACAACACTTTTCACCGATAGATATAGTCAAAAGTCATAAAATATTAGTGAAGGAAACATAAAACACTCTGAAGTAAAAACATTGCAGTAACCACAAAAGACCTATTCAACAATCCGTGCTCCACAGATCTGGAACCACCCTAAAATTTAAGCAATCTTCCCAAATGCAACAGGAGATAGAAACGGAAAATAACTAACCAGTATCAGATAATGAATTGATCTCGCCTCCTGTTGATGGAATATGTTGTCTTGAATTTAATCCCTTGGAGGTTGTGGACTCCCCATTGCTACCACCTGCATCACCCCCAAGCCTGAGAGAGATCCAATCTTCAGTATGAACACCATTTGATACATCAGCCTCGTCTCTGAAATCAGACTGCATAGGTGCATCTGAAGGCCTTGTAGGAAGAAATATTTGAAGAGATGGATCATCACCAGCAAAAGCTAAGGTATTATCAACCAAGCTGTCATTCATGTCACCATCAGTACGACCAATAGAAGAACCTGGAACAATGGAAGCGGGACTTATAGCAGCCTCTGGGGTAGCTGCATATCCATTAATGGTGGAACAATTGATGGAGTTATGTTGCAAGTCAACTAGAGCATCTGATACATCTGCATCAGAGCCAAACAATTGGAATCCAGCACCTCCTTGAGTTCCAGGGGGTAATGGCCAAACAGGCATCCCAAATTCATCTTCATGGGAGTTAAAAAGCCCCAAGCATGAATTTCCCGCAGATAATATAGTTGGATCTTCAGGATATGCATCTGTGAGTCCAGAAGGTGGCATGGGGAAAGGAACCTCACTTGGATCTGTATGGTTGCTCGGAAAAACAGTTCcagatgaaattaaaatgtcGTTGTCATCATCTGAATCACTAAGAACAATGACTTCACCAACTGGAGCGATAGGATTTTGTTCAGTAAATCCATATGCTGAGTCAACATTTAAGGAAAGAGAATCCAACTCGATCCCATTGTTGTTAGAGAAATCGAAGTTTAAACCATCTTGGTTTACACTTGGATCTTCCCCATCCCTGCTGCCAGTGGCACTGCTGCTCATAGGGATAATCTTCTGGTCATGGCACCCATAGTTCGTGAAATTATTGATATCTTCAGGTCTGCTGACTTCCCAAACCCCATTACTATTCTTCCTGATGCCAAGTTTCAGACCACGATCTGATCCACCTTCCTGCTTTATCTGCTTCAGTGCTTCCATCTTTGGTTTAACTTCCTCATTTGAAACACACAAAGTGCCCTCAGGGGAGTGCCACATGCAAAGATCACCAAGATCCCTGCGCTCACTTTCACTTTTTGACCTCACACGCCAGAAACCATCAGGTTTGACCTCAATTTCTGTAACATCTTCCCCACAATGTCTCATCTGTACAACCATAATACGATATCATAAACCAAAATtccactaaaaaaaattgtaaatgaaGAATGTGTAAGGCAGTACCATAGATGTTATACGGTTGAAATAAGGGTCTATAATAACATTCTCCAGTGCATAGTTCTTCAGACATATTGGACACTGCCACTGCAGTAAAAATACGAACAGTCAGATATGAATTGAGAACAAGATTTACATTAGAAATTGATTTAACCACTTGCCTTCCTTGAACGTTGGTTCAATTCTACAAACACTTCGAGATCAAAGCATCCCATATGAGCACAAGGTTTAAATCGTCCAGCAATCTTCATCCTTGAACCACTCATCTAGAGAACAGAgcatagagaaaaaaaattcaaattactaTCAATAAATGACGTCTGCAACACAAGAATATGCTAGTCTCCAAAAACATGCAAGAATTTTCTTGCTGAAAAACGATTTTGCACTCTAGCTTCAACCATCGTTTCCTTGGTCACaccatattttagaaaatgagatCTTTAGAGGGGTTGAGAGATCTCGAAAGGAGTTTtactttgattcttttttacaaTGGTCTGTTAATCAAACATTTTACAATCCGAGCTTGGTCACATTTAGAGACTAATGTCTTTCATTAAACGGCATGAGACTTACTGGACAGCGTAGGTTAACCCCAAAAAATTCTGCAACAACCTCCAAGTCACTGTCACTATCAGCATTATCTGCTGTGTTCCCACCGCCAATGCAACGGCAAATGCGGGCAAGAGCGTCTTGAAAACGTTCGCCATCTGATTCCTTAGGAATCATGCTTAGAatctaaagaagaaaaaacacatGTAAACAAAGACACACAGACTGAAagtagaaatgaaaatattagtGATAACTAAAGACCAAAATTGTGGTATTGCTTagctttttatatttttgtcataGCATAAAAAATACCACCTCTTGTTGGCTATCTGCGCACACAATTCTTTTGTAACTACAACCTTTAGATGATTATTAGTTATTGGAAGGCTCTCCCTGTATAAGTCTGTGGGGGTTGCCTCAACCCACCGGTCTCACCCCTAGGCTGTTGTGATCTTCTGGATTAcaattttgaagtttcttaCAAGAAAAAAGATCTAAAGACTTCTGGACGAAAAGagtagaaatgaaaatgaatacaAACACTTGCATCGTAACATCTCGCTCCTCTCTCCTTCATAATTGAGGGAAAGCCTCCGACCTTTATTGCCTTTCTATTTCCAGCCATCTCCCACTCTTTCATGTACCCAATTTCTATTTACCTCTCAAAAGTAATGCCCAAAAAGTGTATCCCTCAAAATACAACAAGGCACGACTTTCCTAATAGCAAcattcttataaataaaatctctTGCATAAACCACCACCAGTTTAAGCCCTTAGCGACCACACCCCATCAGCCCAAGAAGCCTCCATCACCATCCATCTCCCATTACAAATTTTTCCCAACATCTCTAACTATCGTTTCGGCTACAGAAACTAGTGCGACTTAATTAGAAAGGTAAGTTTATTTCTAGAAGCATGTAAGTATAACAAGAAATAAGAACACAAGAAATCAGAACAAAGACGGCTTATGTCTTATGAAACTGCACCACTAGAAAAATGAGCTGCTTCATATTCAAAGTATggttaaaaacataaaaggtGATCCCAAATGATATCCAAAAGATAACAAATCCTAGTCAGACATTAAATAAGTAAggttacaatttttttatagcaAACAGACTATTTCATTGATCCAAAAAAAGTTACCTGTTGAACAGTGCGTCGTTTCACAATTCGAACCCCTAAGCAAAAGGACCGAGCATCACACCCTGTTAATGCTATCTTATTCATTCCATCTTTCGTGCATGCTGTGATCTGACAGAACAAAGAAGTCAGAAAGAGTTAGAGAATATGATTGCCTGACTAGAATACAGGAAATATGCAATTAAGCATGAcaatgctttttctttttatgtaaaaGCAATTTTCATtgacaataaataaatcaaaaagGGTGAACAAAGATCACCACACAAACAATACAACTACAAGAAAGACTTCCAACttagcaaaatatcacaatttagAATGAGAACTTACAATCGGGCCATCATCACGACCGTTGGCCCCTAAAAGTTGAGAGCCAGGCCTATTAATGGCACGAACAGCCAAACCTGTGAAtccattaaattttgttatacaagGCTAAAAGAACTGTCCTATTGCATAGTAGAGAAACTCTATCACACACACAGAATGCAACAGTGAATTTATCCAGAATTAAACACATACCtaattaataacaaacttACAAATATGACAGATAAATACAGCTGCAAAACTAACAATTATAGTTTTGATAAGTAAATAGATAAATGCAAATGCAAATGAAAACTAGAAATTATGACGCTATTTGATaaagttctttttcttattcttgtttattcaaaaattagaaacaagaatgtgtttgatgactattttttgtttcttgttcttttgtttcctttttccccttttcaaaatttaaatagaatttaGTTATAcaatcaaaaaatatatatatatatagaaaaaaaaataacatcaaaagcttacaaaatcatttttaaaaaataaaagtccCGTACTTCAAATCAAGTCCAAATTTGATCATCAATGTTTTCTCTCACTCAAATGATGTTAACTCAGATCCGACCCAAATCTCTGTAAATGTTGTAGTTGTAAAATATCAAACTGAGGTTAAGTGCATGTTTTAGAGAGCAGAATTTAtatattgcaaaattttaaatggttcCATGTGCAATAAAAATCGAAATAGTATGTAACATACAAGtgcataaattaaaattcaatgatCAAATAGTATATAGTATACATTgtgcaaaaattcaaattcaaatagtatataatatacattgtgcaaaaattcaaattcaaaattcaaatagtaCGTAAATATACATACAGGAAAAACTTATATTtcaagttaaaataatatataaaaatatatatcaaagtgAGACTAAAGGCTCTTTTAGTGagcaaaatttaatatttcaaaattctagTAGGTTCCAAGTGTACTAAAAATTGAAGtagtatataatatacataatagaaaattaaaattcaaaatttgaaccagaaattaaaatagtaaataaacataaattttgcaatattGAATACTCAAAGTTCATTAccttctaaaatatatatttttaccttcttttatctttgtttCCTCCCccttttcacttttattttcacatttcttcttcttcctcattcttctttctcttctctcattttctcatttctctcTTCTGCTTTTTTTCCCACTGAAAGAACCAAGCCCCACCATGGACTGcattttttctccttctcccttCACTAACatctcttcctttcttctcgcatttcttctttctttcatctGTTTACTATTCCCCCTTTCTTCCTAATctacttattttcttctcctttctcaCATTTATTCCGTTAAATTCAGGCCATTTTTTGAGATAGTTCGTTAGAGTTGGAAAAACCAACCTGACCGACCGTTGGATAACTGATCAAACCCAACCAACAAAAACCGACATATTGGTGGCTGACGTTGGTTTTAACCCAATATTGACTCTGACCAACCAATAATGACCTCTAGAGAGCAATGGGAATTACTATGCATTCCCATGCTAACAAACCAAAGACCAGTTTTGATATTGTTGGTAGTTTctgaatctttttttttaaacacatAGTAGTTTCCGATATTCAACCCCAGATTTAGAAAAAGACTTATTTCAAATGTTGGAAGCAAGAAAATATATGGATTGTCAAACAagtttgtttctaaaaatattagaaacaaaaacaaatatcagAATAACATTATCAAACAGGCccaacattttttatacataaagcaacaaattaataacaaacccttagttttctttttaaaagatatcaTACCATTAATTTGTAAATCTGCATATTGGGGCCATTGCATCCTGAATGGAACTTTATCATTCAAAAGCATACACCAGGCCTAGCATAACAAAGATATACTTAGTTCAAGAAAACAATCGGTTTACGGGGAAGAGATTCATCATGTGATGCACGAACCAACCTGCACATCGTATTCCTGTTTAGAAAGGAGGTCCTTATCTGCCCTTGTGAGTTGAAAGGATCTATCCACACTTTGCATCGGATTTGTACTACAAATTTGAACAAGAGACCCATCATGCAAAATAcagaaaatcattttatatatgttttgaaatgTGAGGAAGAGTATAACATTAGAACTCAAATACTAAACAGTAACTGCTGTTAGAACGAAGCCACAACTAGTTATTTAACTTCTA
This genomic interval carries:
- the LOC101214657 gene encoding E3 SUMO-protein ligase SIZ1; translated protein: MDLVANCKDKLAYFRIKELKDILTQLGLSKQGKKQDLVQRILDILSDEQVSKMWAKKNAVGKDQVAKLVDDTYRKMQVSGVDLATKGQGVSDSSNVQVKGETDDSLQLDTKVRCLCGNGLQTESMIKCEDPRCQVWQHISCVIVPEKPTEGNPPYPEHFYCEICRLNRADPFWVSVAHPLFPVKLITTMSTNIPTDGTNPMQSVDRSFQLTRADKDLLSKQEYDVQAWCMLLNDKVPFRMQWPQYADLQINGLAVRAINRPGSQLLGANGRDDGPIITACTKDGMNKIALTGCDARSFCLGVRIVKRRTVQQILSMIPKESDGERFQDALARICRCIGGGNTADNADSDSDLEVVAEFFGVNLRCPMSGSRMKIAGRFKPCAHMGCFDLEVFVELNQRSRKWQCPICLKNYALENVIIDPYFNRITSMMRHCGEDVTEIEVKPDGFWRVRSKSESERRDLGDLCMWHSPEGTLCVSNEEVKPKMEALKQIKQEGGSDRGLKLGIRKNSNGVWEVSRPEDINNFTNYGCHDQKIIPMSSSATGSRDGEDPSVNQDGLNFDFSNNNGIELDSLSLNVDSAYGFTEQNPIAPVGEVIVLSDSDDDNDILISSGTVFPSNHTDPSEVPFPMPPSGLTDAYPEDPTILSAGNSCLGLFNSHEDEFGMPVWPLPPGTQGGAGFQLFGSDADVSDALVDLQHNSINCSTINGYAATPEAAISPASIVPGSSIGRTDGDMNDSLVDNTLAFAGDDPSLQIFLPTRPSDAPMQSDFRDEADVSNGVHTEDWISLRLGGDAGGSNGESTTSKGLNSRQHIPSTGGEINSLSDTASLLLGMNDVRHEKASRQRSDSPFSFPRQKRSVRPRMCFSIDSESE